In Pseudomonas sp. PDM14, a genomic segment contains:
- a CDS encoding CDP-alcohol phosphatidyltransferase family protein, with protein sequence MLSIYQLKPRFQNLLRPGVTRLHARGVTANQVTLVAGIVSVLLGVLLTLFSEQLWLFALIPLWMILRMALNAVDGMLAREFGQQSRLGAYLNELCDVIADSALYLPFALLPGVSPLLVILVVLFAVISEYTGVLGPMVGASRRYDGPMGKSDRAFCFGVLGAGVACGLLAAAWINGALAVILALLLYTLFNRVRQGLAEVAQPSHSE encoded by the coding sequence ATGCTGTCGATTTACCAGCTCAAACCGCGCTTCCAGAACCTGCTGCGTCCCGGCGTCACCCGCCTGCACGCACGCGGCGTGACCGCCAACCAGGTGACCCTCGTCGCCGGTATCGTCTCGGTTCTGCTTGGCGTTCTGCTGACCCTGTTCAGCGAGCAGCTGTGGCTGTTCGCCCTGATCCCGCTGTGGATGATCCTGCGCATGGCGCTGAATGCCGTCGACGGCATGCTCGCCCGCGAATTCGGCCAACAGTCCAGACTCGGTGCCTACCTCAACGAACTCTGCGACGTGATCGCCGACAGTGCCCTGTACCTGCCGTTCGCCCTGCTGCCCGGGGTTTCGCCGCTGCTGGTGATCCTCGTGGTGCTGTTCGCGGTGATCAGCGAATACACCGGCGTGCTCGGGCCGATGGTCGGCGCCTCGCGGCGCTATGACGGGCCGATGGGCAAGAGCGACCGCGCCTTCTGCTTTGGCGTGCTCGGCGCCGGCGTGGCCTGCGGGCTGCTGGCCGCCGCCTGGATCAACGGCGCGCTGGCGGTGATCCTCGCCCTGTTGCTGTACACCCTGTTCAACCGCGTGCGCCAAGGCCTGGCCGAAGTCGCACAACCCTCCCATTCGGAATAA